In a single window of the Flavivirga spongiicola genome:
- the dapB gene encoding 4-hydroxy-tetrahydrodipicolinate reductase has product MNIALLGYGKMGKTIEQIAIKRGHKIVLTVDKDDKDYDITKADVAIDFSIPTVAFSNISKCINNQVPVISGTTGWLDNYDNAVALCKEKKGAFIYASNYSLGVNIFFELNKTLAKMMSTLKQYNVSMEEIHHTQKLDAPSGTAISLANDIISQHTGYNNWKLDESGETIIPIVAKRIEDVPGTHTINYESEVDTISIEHIAHTRQGFALGAVIAAEWIAGKTGVFTMNDVLNIG; this is encoded by the coding sequence ATGAATATAGCTTTACTTGGTTACGGAAAAATGGGAAAAACCATTGAACAAATTGCTATCAAGCGGGGACATAAGATTGTACTAACTGTTGACAAAGATGATAAAGATTATGACATTACGAAAGCAGACGTAGCCATAGATTTTAGTATTCCAACGGTAGCATTTAGTAACATATCTAAGTGTATAAACAATCAAGTACCTGTTATTTCTGGAACAACAGGTTGGTTAGACAATTACGATAATGCTGTCGCTTTATGTAAAGAGAAAAAAGGCGCATTTATTTATGCTTCTAATTATAGTTTAGGTGTTAACATATTTTTTGAACTTAATAAAACACTTGCTAAAATGATGAGTACGCTTAAACAATACAATGTTAGTATGGAAGAAATTCACCATACACAAAAGCTAGATGCTCCAAGTGGAACGGCCATTTCTTTAGCAAACGATATTATTTCGCAACATACTGGTTACAACAACTGGAAATTAGATGAAAGTGGCGAAACTATAATTCCAATAGTTGCTAAACGCATTGAAGATGTTCCCGGAACGCATACTATTAATTACGAAAGTGAAGTAGATACTATCTCTATAGAACATATAGCGCATACAAGGCAAGGATTTGCATTGGGTGCAGTCATTGCTGCCGAATGGATTGCAGGAAAAACAGGAGTCTTTACAATGAACGATGTGTTAAATATTGGTTAA
- a CDS encoding methylmalonyl-CoA mutase subunit beta produces MNNWLFNEFESVSAKQWKQKIQFDLKGADYNDTLVWKTNEDISVKPFYHADDFKEQPKVSNPKSTGWNISQSIFVADVKKSNQKAIDAIERGAESIKFIIPSETILINDLLENINPESTPLYFELQFLSETFVKQLITISSGTRIRIHTDIIGNLAKSGNWYHNLKDDFSKFKAIVTNTKSFSIDVSLYQNAGANIVQQLAYALAHANEYLNYFENSEETLPTLEVNFRVSIGTNYFFEIAKLRALRMLWDTLATAYNANPNCYILATPTKRNKTLYDYNTNMLRTTTECMSAILGGANSIYNLPYDAIYHKDNEFGERIARNQLLVLKHESYFNVVNNPSDGAYYIESLTNQLTEKALDLFKDIEKNGGFLKQLKDGTIQRKIKESAIKEDIQFHAGEEILLGTNKHPNAENKMKQELDLYPFVKINQRKTLIEPIIEKRLAEKTEKERLKNED; encoded by the coding sequence ATGAATAATTGGTTGTTTAATGAATTTGAATCGGTTTCAGCTAAACAATGGAAACAAAAAATACAGTTCGATTTAAAAGGAGCTGATTACAATGACACATTAGTTTGGAAAACTAATGAAGATATTTCTGTAAAACCGTTTTATCATGCTGACGATTTTAAAGAACAACCTAAAGTTTCTAACCCAAAGTCAACAGGATGGAACATTTCTCAATCTATTTTTGTAGCTGATGTTAAAAAGTCCAATCAAAAAGCAATTGATGCTATTGAAAGAGGAGCTGAAAGTATTAAGTTTATTATTCCTTCGGAAACCATTTTAATTAACGATTTATTAGAAAACATTAATCCTGAGTCTACACCACTCTATTTCGAGTTACAATTTCTTTCCGAAACGTTTGTAAAACAATTAATCACCATTTCGTCAGGCACAAGAATCCGCATCCATACAGATATCATAGGTAATCTAGCAAAAAGTGGAAATTGGTATCATAACTTAAAAGATGATTTCTCTAAATTTAAAGCGATAGTAACAAACACAAAATCATTTTCGATTGATGTTTCGTTATACCAAAATGCAGGAGCAAATATTGTGCAACAATTGGCATATGCTTTAGCGCATGCCAATGAATATTTAAATTACTTTGAAAATAGTGAAGAAACCTTACCAACTCTAGAAGTAAACTTTAGGGTTTCTATTGGCACAAACTATTTTTTTGAAATTGCAAAATTACGAGCATTAAGAATGCTTTGGGATACATTGGCAACGGCATATAATGCAAACCCTAATTGTTACATTCTGGCAACGCCAACAAAACGCAACAAAACACTATACGATTATAACACCAATATGTTACGCACAACTACCGAATGTATGAGTGCTATTCTTGGAGGCGCAAATAGTATCTACAATTTACCTTACGATGCTATTTATCACAAAGACAATGAATTTGGCGAGCGTATTGCCAGAAACCAACTATTAGTTTTAAAGCATGAAAGTTATTTTAATGTCGTTAACAATCCATCAGATGGCGCTTATTATATAGAATCCTTAACCAATCAACTAACCGAAAAAGCTTTAGATTTATTTAAAGATATTGAAAAAAATGGCGGTTTTTTAAAGCAGTTAAAAGATGGTACTATTCAACGAAAAATTAAAGAAAGTGCTATCAAAGAAGACATACAATTTCATGCAGGAGAAGAAATATTGTTAGGTACTAACAAGCACCCTAATGCGGAAAATAAAATGAAGCAAGAGCTAGACCTTTACCCTTTTGTAAAAATAAATCAAAGAAAAACATTAATTGAACCAATAATTGAAAAGCGATTAGCAGAAAAAACAGAAAAAGAACGATTAAAAAATGAAGATTAA
- a CDS encoding ParB/RepB/Spo0J family partition protein — translation MAKATKKQALGRGLSALLKDPDNDIQSVQDKNADKVIGNIVELDIDFIEVNPFQPRTNFSEESLRELASSIKELGIIQPITVRKLGFNSYQLVSGERRYRASKLNGLETIPAYIRIANDQESLEMALVENIQRQDLDPIEIALSYQRLIDEINLTQEQMSERVGKKRSTIANYLRLLKLDPIIQTGMRDGFISMGHGRAMINIEDTTIQLDIYEKIISNKLSVRETENLVRDFNDTKVVKVASKKEKDEDAPKYIKKGITTFSEYFGHKIDVKVSKNGKGKITIPFHSEEDFNRIKKLVDGAK, via the coding sequence ATGGCTAAGGCAACAAAAAAACAAGCTTTAGGTAGAGGTTTATCTGCATTATTAAAAGACCCTGATAACGATATTCAGTCGGTTCAAGATAAAAACGCCGATAAAGTTATTGGAAATATAGTAGAATTAGATATTGATTTTATTGAGGTTAACCCTTTTCAACCACGTACTAATTTTAGTGAAGAATCATTACGCGAATTAGCATCATCTATCAAAGAATTAGGGATCATTCAACCTATCACTGTTAGAAAATTAGGATTTAACAGCTATCAATTAGTTTCTGGAGAGCGTCGTTATAGAGCTTCAAAATTAAATGGTTTAGAAACTATTCCGGCGTATATTAGAATTGCTAACGATCAGGAATCGCTAGAAATGGCATTGGTTGAAAATATTCAGCGTCAAGATTTAGATCCGATTGAAATTGCCTTATCATATCAACGTTTAATTGATGAAATCAATTTAACACAAGAACAAATGAGCGAGCGTGTTGGAAAAAAACGCTCTACTATTGCAAATTACTTGCGCCTATTAAAACTAGATCCAATCATTCAGACTGGGATGCGTGATGGTTTTATTTCAATGGGTCATGGACGTGCCATGATTAATATTGAAGACACAACCATTCAACTTGATATTTACGAAAAAATAATATCTAATAAGCTTTCTGTTAGAGAAACTGAAAATTTGGTTCGTGACTTTAATGACACCAAAGTAGTAAAAGTCGCATCTAAAAAAGAGAAAGATGAAGACGCTCCAAAATATATTAAAAAAGGTATTACTACATTTTCTGAATACTTTGGACATAAAATTGACGTTAAAGTCTCTAAAAACGGAAAAGGAAAAATCACAATTCCGTTTCATTCAGAAGAAGACTTTAATCGTATTAAAAAACTAGTTGACGGTGCCAAATAA
- the scpA gene encoding methylmalonyl-CoA mutase → MLRKDLQHIAINSKQKNSKNESLDLFSTAEGIDVKSSYSKDDIKDLEHLGFVAGMAPNLRGPYSTMYVRRPWTIRQYAGFSTAEESNAFYRRNLAAGQKGLSVAFDLATHRGYDSDHERVVGDVGKAGVAIDSVEDMKTLFDQIPLDKMSVSMTMNGAVLPIMAFYIVAAEEQGVKPEQLAGTIQNDILKEFMVRNTYIYPPTPSMKIISDIFEYTSKNMPKFNSISISGYHMQEAGATCDIELAYTLADGLEYIRKGLAAGMDIDTFAPRLSFFWAIGMNHFMEIAKMRAARMLWAKLVKQFNPKNEKSLALRTHCQTSGWSLTEQDPFNNVARTTIEAAAAAFGGTQSLHTNALDEAIALPTDFSARIARNTQIYLQEETKITKTVDPWAGSYYVEKLTHDMAQKAWSLIEEVETLGGMTKAIEAGIPKIRIEEAAAKKQARIDSGQDIIVGVNKYKLEEEAAISTLEVDNQTVRNQQIERLNKIKSERNSEKVKSALLKLTEAAKFSLNSDKPNSKANQEIDSKDSHLREDYNLLALAVEAARERATLGEISDALEVEFGRYKAQIKSFSGVYSKEIKDDKSFKKAQQLADVFAEQDGRRPRIMIAKMGQDGHDRGAKVVATGYADVGFDVDIGPLFQTPQEAAKQAVENDVHVLGVSSLAAGHKTLVPQVIEALKAYGRDDIMVIVGGVIPKQDYQYLFDTGAIAVFGPGTKISDAAIKILEILID, encoded by the coding sequence ATCTTGAGAAAGGACCTTCAACATATCGCAATAAATAGCAAACAAAAAAATTCAAAAAACGAAAGCTTAGATCTTTTTTCGACTGCCGAGGGCATAGATGTTAAATCATCCTATTCCAAAGATGACATAAAAGATTTAGAACACCTTGGATTTGTTGCTGGAATGGCACCAAACTTACGAGGTCCTTATAGCACCATGTATGTTAGAAGACCTTGGACTATTAGGCAATATGCTGGTTTTAGTACTGCTGAAGAAAGTAATGCTTTTTACAGGCGCAATTTAGCTGCTGGACAAAAAGGGCTCTCTGTTGCATTTGATTTAGCAACTCATAGAGGTTACGATAGTGACCATGAACGTGTTGTTGGTGATGTTGGAAAAGCTGGTGTTGCTATTGATTCGGTTGAAGATATGAAAACACTGTTCGATCAAATTCCTCTAGATAAAATGTCGGTTTCCATGACAATGAATGGCGCCGTATTACCCATCATGGCATTTTATATTGTAGCGGCTGAAGAACAAGGCGTTAAACCAGAACAACTTGCCGGTACGATTCAAAATGATATTTTAAAGGAATTTATGGTGCGTAACACATATATCTACCCGCCTACGCCTTCTATGAAAATCATTTCAGATATTTTTGAATATACTAGTAAAAACATGCCTAAGTTTAATAGCATTAGTATTTCAGGATATCATATGCAAGAAGCTGGAGCAACCTGTGATATTGAATTGGCTTACACGCTCGCCGATGGTTTAGAATATATTAGAAAAGGGCTTGCTGCCGGCATGGATATAGATACTTTTGCGCCTCGCCTATCTTTTTTTTGGGCCATTGGTATGAATCATTTTATGGAGATTGCTAAAATGCGTGCAGCACGTATGCTCTGGGCAAAATTGGTTAAACAATTTAATCCAAAAAATGAAAAATCTTTAGCATTACGTACACATTGCCAAACTAGCGGTTGGAGTTTAACAGAACAAGACCCATTCAACAATGTAGCAAGAACAACTATAGAAGCTGCTGCTGCTGCTTTTGGTGGCACTCAAAGTTTACATACGAATGCACTGGATGAAGCGATTGCCTTACCAACCGATTTCTCAGCACGTATAGCCAGAAACACACAAATATATTTACAAGAAGAAACAAAAATCACAAAAACTGTCGATCCATGGGCTGGAAGCTATTATGTTGAAAAACTAACTCATGATATGGCTCAAAAAGCATGGTCTTTAATTGAAGAAGTCGAAACCTTAGGAGGTATGACTAAAGCTATTGAAGCCGGGATTCCAAAAATTCGAATAGAAGAAGCTGCTGCTAAAAAACAAGCGCGTATAGATTCCGGTCAAGACATTATTGTTGGAGTAAATAAATACAAACTTGAAGAAGAAGCGGCAATTTCAACACTTGAAGTTGATAATCAAACCGTTAGAAACCAACAAATAGAACGCCTAAACAAAATTAAATCTGAACGAAATTCCGAAAAAGTCAAGTCGGCGTTATTAAAATTAACCGAAGCTGCTAAATTTTCCTTAAATTCGGATAAACCAAATTCAAAAGCTAATCAAGAGATTGACTCAAAAGATTCCCACCTTCGCGAGGATTATAATTTATTAGCCTTAGCAGTAGAAGCTGCTCGTGAACGCGCTACTCTTGGAGAAATCAGTGATGCTTTAGAAGTTGAATTTGGACGTTATAAAGCACAAATAAAATCATTTTCTGGTGTGTACAGTAAAGAAATAAAAGACGATAAATCCTTTAAAAAAGCGCAACAACTTGCCGATGTTTTTGCAGAACAAGATGGTAGAAGGCCTCGTATTATGATTGCAAAAATGGGACAAGATGGTCATGACCGGGGTGCCAAAGTAGTAGCCACAGGCTACGCAGATGTTGGTTTCGATGTAGATATTGGCCCATTATTTCAAACACCACAAGAAGCTGCAAAACAGGCTGTTGAAAATGATGTACACGTTTTAGGTGTTTCGTCATTAGCCGCAGGACATAAAACCTTAGTACCACAAGTTATTGAAGCCTTAAAAGCTTATGGCCGTGATGATATTATGGTCATTGTAGGTGGTGTTATACCAAAACAAGATTACCAATACTTATTTGATACTGGTGCTATAGCTGTATTTGGCCCTGGCACCAAAATCAGTGATGCAGCTATTAAGATTTTAGAGATCCTGATTGATTAA
- a CDS encoding c-type cytochrome codes for MKLIIVSLITLSSVVIIYTNQNNKSQTDPLKESIQRGHEIYTDFCVSCHLPNGKGVEKVYPPLANSDYLIKNREASIRGIKYGQKSEIVVNGQTYNGYMAPMGLSNDEVADVMNYITNSWGNKNDKIVTEVEVSKIKK; via the coding sequence ATGAAATTAATTATAGTAAGCTTAATAACACTATCTTCTGTAGTCATTATTTATACAAATCAAAATAACAAATCGCAAACAGATCCTTTAAAAGAAAGTATACAAAGAGGGCATGAAATTTATACGGACTTTTGTGTATCCTGCCATTTACCCAATGGCAAAGGCGTAGAAAAGGTATATCCGCCACTAGCTAATTCAGATTATCTTATAAAAAATCGAGAAGCTAGCATTAGAGGTATTAAATATGGTCAAAAAAGTGAAATCGTTGTTAATGGACAAACATATAACGGTTATATGGCCCCCATGGGTTTAAGTAATGATGAAGTTGCTGATGTTATGAACTATATTACAAATAGCTGGGGAAATAAAAATGATAAAATAGTCACAGAAGTAGAGGTTTCAAAAATAAAAAAATAG
- a CDS encoding PQQ-dependent sugar dehydrogenase, with amino-acid sequence MRNIYSFLSIILISCMSCAQQTESEVKAETPTNINYTTEVIVPDLNIPWGMVLLPDESMLITEKAGELIHFKDGVKTSIEGLPEIYVRGQGGLMDLELHPDYKNNGWLYISYASPEGDEDGGNTAILRAKLDNNTLVEKQLLYKAGPNTKKGQHWGARIEFDNEGYLYFSIGDRGNRDVNPQDITRDGGKIYRLNDDGSIPEDNPFINTANAKTAIYSYGHRNPQGMIKNPITGAIWTHEHGPRGGDEINIIQKGKNFGWPVISYGINYSGTTFTDITEKEGMEQPLFYWVPSIAPSGMTFVSSDIYPNWKGNVLVGSLKFEYTERLVLENNIVVKREKLFEGLGRVRNLLEAPDGYIYAAIEGLGIVKIIPEN; translated from the coding sequence ATGAGAAATATTTATTCATTTTTATCAATAATCCTCATTTCATGCATGTCATGTGCACAACAAACAGAATCTGAAGTCAAAGCAGAAACGCCCACTAATATTAATTATACAACCGAAGTCATTGTTCCTGATTTAAATATTCCCTGGGGTATGGTCCTTTTACCCGACGAAAGCATGCTTATTACTGAAAAAGCCGGGGAGCTTATTCATTTTAAAGACGGTGTAAAAACAAGTATTGAAGGATTGCCGGAAATATACGTACGTGGTCAGGGCGGTTTAATGGATTTAGAATTACATCCTGATTATAAAAACAACGGATGGCTCTATATATCTTATGCATCTCCCGAAGGCGATGAAGATGGAGGAAATACTGCCATTTTAAGAGCTAAACTAGACAATAACACTTTAGTTGAGAAACAATTACTTTATAAAGCCGGTCCAAATACAAAAAAAGGGCAACATTGGGGGGCACGCATTGAGTTTGATAACGAAGGGTACTTGTATTTTTCTATAGGAGATCGAGGCAACAGAGATGTAAATCCACAAGATATTACCCGGGATGGTGGCAAAATTTACAGACTAAATGATGATGGAAGTATTCCGGAAGACAACCCTTTTATAAATACTGCCAATGCAAAAACTGCTATTTATAGCTATGGCCATAGAAATCCACAAGGCATGATAAAAAATCCAATTACAGGAGCTATTTGGACTCATGAACATGGCCCACGAGGTGGAGACGAAATTAATATCATCCAAAAAGGGAAAAACTTCGGATGGCCAGTTATATCATATGGTATTAATTATAGTGGCACAACGTTCACAGATATTACTGAAAAAGAAGGCATGGAACAACCTTTATTCTATTGGGTGCCTTCTATTGCTCCCAGTGGTATGACTTTTGTTTCTTCGGACATATATCCAAATTGGAAAGGTAATGTTCTGGTTGGTTCTTTAAAATTTGAATACACTGAAAGACTAGTTTTAGAAAACAATATAGTAGTAAAACGTGAAAAACTGTTTGAAGGTTTAGGTCGCGTTAGAAATCTATTAGAGGCACCAGATGGTTATATTTATGCTGCCATTGAAGGTTTAGGTATTGTAAAGATTATTCCTGAAAATTAA
- a CDS encoding FtsB family cell division protein — MALFKHKFFKPFKNWFILILASFIVWMLFFDDNSWILHHELNTDVEALENEKEYYKKEIEKDNKAIKKLSTQDGLEKFAREEYYMKRDNEEIYLIEYEDSLKTKKNE; from the coding sequence ATGGCGTTATTTAAACATAAATTTTTCAAACCTTTTAAAAATTGGTTTATCTTGATTTTAGCCTCTTTTATAGTTTGGATGTTGTTTTTTGATGACAATTCGTGGATTTTACACCATGAATTAAACACAGATGTAGAAGCCTTAGAAAATGAAAAAGAGTATTATAAAAAAGAGATAGAAAAAGATAATAAAGCTATAAAAAAACTCAGTACACAAGATGGTTTAGAAAAATTTGCTCGCGAAGAATATTATATGAAACGTGACAACGAAGAAATCTATCTGATTGAATACGAAGACAGTTTAAAAACTAAAAAGAATGAATAA
- a CDS encoding DUF5683 domain-containing protein, translating to MPNKFLIASVFAFLFCFSTIAQEKERKRKKLPKEIVIDSIIEIKEPINPLSPAKAAFYSAILPGLGQAYNKKYWKIPIVYGAIGTGIYFYVTNNKEYNRYRDAYKRRLAGFTDDEFYKDSNGNQLTTPRVTTESLERGQKFFRKNKEISLLVTFGLYALNIIDANVDAHLLQYNVDENLSLAPHYKFNELDATSNLGLTLNFKF from the coding sequence GTGCCAAATAAATTTCTAATAGCAAGTGTCTTTGCCTTTTTATTTTGTTTTTCAACCATAGCACAAGAAAAAGAAAGGAAAAGAAAAAAACTCCCAAAAGAAATCGTTATAGATTCTATCATAGAAATTAAAGAACCCATCAACCCCCTATCTCCAGCCAAAGCAGCATTTTATTCAGCGATATTACCAGGACTGGGGCAAGCCTACAATAAAAAATATTGGAAAATCCCAATAGTTTATGGTGCTATTGGTACAGGTATATATTTTTATGTGACAAATAATAAAGAATACAACAGGTATAGAGATGCTTACAAAAGAAGATTAGCTGGTTTTACAGATGATGAGTTTTATAAAGATTCTAATGGCAACCAATTAACAACACCCAGAGTCACTACGGAAAGTTTAGAAAGGGGTCAGAAGTTTTTTAGGAAAAACAAAGAAATTTCACTTCTCGTAACCTTTGGACTTTATGCATTAAATATAATTGATGCCAATGTTGATGCCCACTTATTGCAGTATAATGTAGATGAAAATTTATCACTGGCACCACATTACAAATTCAACGAGTTGGATGCAACCAGCAATCTCGGATTAACTTTAAACTTTAAATTTTAA
- the udk gene encoding uridine kinase — protein MLIIGIAGGTGCGKTTVVNQILNELPEGEVGVISQDSYYKDTTHLSYEERVKINFDHPRSIDFNLLADHLEALKNNKPIHQPVYSFVKHNRTGDTILTHPRKVMIIEGILILTNPKLRDMFDIKIFVHADTDERLIRRLKRDISERGRDLDEVLARYQTTLKPMHDQFIEPMKEYADIIIPNNKYNTVAIDIVKTIINEKL, from the coding sequence ATGCTTATAATTGGAATTGCAGGAGGCACCGGCTGTGGCAAAACCACTGTTGTAAATCAGATATTGAATGAGCTTCCCGAAGGTGAAGTTGGAGTGATTTCGCAAGATTCCTATTATAAAGACACCACGCATTTATCTTATGAAGAACGTGTAAAAATAAATTTTGATCACCCACGTTCTATCGATTTTAATCTTTTAGCAGATCATTTAGAAGCACTTAAAAACAATAAACCCATACACCAACCTGTATATTCTTTCGTTAAACATAATAGAACTGGTGATACTATTTTAACACACCCTAGGAAGGTCATGATTATTGAAGGGATTTTAATTTTAACAAATCCAAAATTACGGGATATGTTTGATATTAAAATATTTGTACATGCAGATACAGACGAACGCTTAATAAGACGTTTAAAACGTGATATTTCCGAACGTGGTAGAGATTTAGATGAAGTTTTAGCGCGTTATCAAACAACGTTAAAGCCAATGCACGATCAATTTATTGAACCCATGAAAGAGTATGCAGACATTATAATACCAAACAATAAATATAATACTGTGGCTATTGATATTGTTAAAACCATAATAAACGAAAAACTATAA
- a CDS encoding ParA family protein, translated as MGKIIAIANQKGGVGKTTTSINLAASLGVLEKKILLIDADPQANATSGIGIDIESIEIGTYQLLEHSNSVREAIMKTESPNLDLIPAHIDLVAIEIELVDKDAREYMLKKALVDIKNDYDYILIDCAPSLGLLTLNALTAADAVVIPIQCEYFALEGLGKLLNTIKSVQKIHNPELDIEGLLLTMYDARLRLSNQVVEEVQKHFNNMVFNTIIQRNVRLSEAPSYGETIINYDASSKGANNYLSLAKEIINKNS; from the coding sequence ATGGGTAAAATCATCGCAATTGCTAATCAAAAAGGCGGTGTTGGTAAAACAACAACGTCTATAAATTTAGCCGCTTCGCTTGGCGTTCTGGAAAAAAAAATACTGCTTATTGATGCTGACCCTCAGGCAAACGCAACTTCTGGAATCGGAATAGACATAGAGTCTATTGAAATAGGAACCTACCAACTTTTAGAGCACTCTAATTCGGTTAGAGAAGCTATTATGAAAACTGAATCGCCTAATTTAGACCTTATTCCTGCACATATAGACTTAGTTGCTATTGAAATAGAACTTGTTGATAAAGATGCACGTGAATACATGTTAAAAAAGGCTTTAGTAGATATTAAAAACGATTACGATTATATTTTAATTGATTGTGCGCCGTCTTTAGGCTTACTGACATTAAACGCTTTAACGGCTGCTGATGCAGTCGTCATACCAATACAATGTGAGTATTTTGCGTTGGAAGGTTTAGGTAAATTATTGAACACCATAAAAAGTGTTCAAAAAATTCATAATCCAGAATTAGATATTGAAGGCTTATTGCTTACTATGTACGATGCTCGATTAAGATTGTCTAACCAGGTCGTTGAAGAAGTTCAAAAACATTTTAACAACATGGTTTTTAATACCATCATTCAGCGTAATGTACGTCTAAGTGAAGCACCTAGTTATGGAGAAACTATAATTAATTATGATGCCAGTAGTAAAGGTGCTAACAATTACTTAAGTTTGGCAAAAGAAATCATCAATAAAAACTCTTAA